A section of the Paenibacillus odorifer genome encodes:
- a CDS encoding nucleobase:cation symporter-2 family protein, with protein sequence MLSKKKVFALGFQHVLAMYAGAVVVPLIVGNALNLNATQMAYLIAADLFTCGLATLLQIMGTKYFGSRLPVILGCTFTAVGPIIAIGSANNLATVYGAIILSGLFVVLAAPLYGKLLRFFPTIVTGSVVTIIGLSLIPVAMNSVAGGEGSADFGNPRNLLLALITLLVILAVNRFTTGFLRSVSVLIGLLVGTIIAYGMGIVSFSTVGEASWVSVAQPFYFGWPQFNLTAIFTMIIVNIVSMVESTGVYFAIGKVTDQKVEQKQIVNGLRSEGLAIMLGGIFNAFPYTAFSQNVGLVSLTRVKTRNVIFAAGGIMVVLGLLPKLAALTTVIPNAVLGGAMIVMFGSVAVSGMSILSEVDLRKDGNLLIAACSIAVGLGSATVPAMFDQLPEFARMLLQNGIVSGSLTAIVLNIFLSKTKDNVLAEDPAAPVLTKETQVS encoded by the coding sequence ATGTTAAGCAAGAAAAAAGTATTTGCGTTAGGATTTCAGCATGTACTGGCGATGTATGCCGGAGCAGTTGTTGTTCCGCTGATCGTAGGGAACGCGCTGAACCTGAATGCCACCCAAATGGCCTATCTTATCGCAGCTGATTTGTTTACTTGCGGGTTAGCTACTTTGCTGCAGATTATGGGCACTAAGTATTTTGGCAGCAGGCTGCCGGTTATTCTTGGATGTACCTTTACGGCAGTAGGGCCGATTATCGCTATCGGCAGTGCCAACAATTTGGCAACGGTGTACGGAGCAATTATTTTATCTGGTCTATTCGTGGTACTGGCGGCCCCGCTTTACGGGAAGCTGCTGAGGTTCTTCCCAACGATAGTAACGGGCTCAGTCGTGACCATTATTGGGTTATCTCTTATTCCTGTAGCTATGAATAGCGTAGCTGGCGGAGAAGGCAGCGCTGATTTTGGGAATCCCCGCAATTTGTTGCTTGCACTGATCACGCTGCTGGTCATTTTAGCGGTTAACCGTTTTACTACAGGATTTCTTCGCTCGGTCTCTGTCTTGATAGGTCTTTTAGTGGGTACAATTATTGCTTATGGAATGGGCATTGTTAGTTTCTCTACAGTAGGTGAAGCCTCTTGGGTAAGTGTTGCACAGCCTTTCTACTTCGGATGGCCTCAGTTCAATCTTACGGCTATTTTCACTATGATCATTGTTAATATTGTTAGTATGGTGGAGTCCACAGGTGTTTACTTTGCGATTGGTAAAGTAACGGATCAGAAAGTGGAACAAAAGCAGATCGTAAACGGGCTGCGTTCGGAAGGTTTGGCGATTATGCTGGGCGGGATCTTTAATGCATTTCCGTACACAGCATTTTCGCAAAATGTAGGATTGGTCTCGCTAACTCGGGTCAAAACTCGTAATGTTATTTTTGCAGCCGGCGGGATTATGGTTGTGCTTGGATTACTGCCTAAATTGGCGGCTCTGACAACGGTTATTCCCAATGCCGTACTGGGTGGAGCGATGATCGTGATGTTCGGATCGGTTGCTGTTTCCGGGATGTCGATTCTGTCAGAGGTAGATCTGCGTAAGGATGGTAATCTGCTGATTGCCGCTTGTAGTATCGCTGTTGGTTTGGGTTCGGCAACTGTACCTGCGATGTTCGATCAATTGCCTGAATTCGCCCGGATGCTGCTGCAAAACGGTATCGTATCCGGTTCCCTTACAGCGATTGTGCTGAATATCTTCCTCTCGAAGACAAAGGATAATGTTCTGGCAGAAGATCCTGCTGCCCCTGTTCTAACGAAAGAAACACAAGTCTCATAA
- a CDS encoding xanthine phosphoribosyltransferase, with translation MKVLQERIRQEGLILSDTVLKVDSFLNHQVDTELALQIGQEFKRLFGHLPITKIITIEASGIQFAMATAIALGVPFVYAKKKKAVTLSEAVYSAPVHSFTRKEDYMVSVSQKYIGPSDKVLIVDDFLATGAALVGLVDIVQEAGAELLGVGCVIEKCFQEGRSLLEDRGIEVHALARITSMSPGEIHFIDNESSKEPIKESARC, from the coding sequence ATGAAGGTACTTCAAGAGCGCATCAGACAAGAGGGTCTTATTTTATCAGATACGGTACTAAAGGTAGATTCATTTCTGAATCATCAGGTGGATACGGAGCTTGCCTTACAAATTGGACAGGAGTTCAAGCGGTTGTTTGGACATTTGCCTATCACTAAGATCATCACTATTGAAGCAAGTGGCATTCAATTCGCCATGGCTACGGCCATCGCCTTAGGCGTACCGTTTGTATATGCGAAGAAAAAGAAAGCAGTGACCTTATCTGAAGCGGTCTATTCCGCGCCGGTACATTCTTTTACACGCAAAGAGGATTATATGGTTAGTGTCTCGCAAAAATATATCGGACCAAGCGATAAGGTGCTTATTGTAGATGACTTTTTGGCTACTGGTGCTGCTCTTGTTGGACTGGTTGATATCGTGCAAGAGGCTGGCGCTGAGCTCCTTGGCGTTGGTTGTGTGATTGAAAAATGCTTCCAAGAAGGCCGGAGTCTACTCGAGGATAGAGGGATAGAAGTCCATGCTTTAGCCCGGATCACATCTATGTCACCAGGTGAAATTCACTTCATTGATAATGAAAGTTCAAAAGAGCCAATCAAGGAGAGTGCGAGATGTTAA
- a CDS encoding sugar-binding transcriptional regulator, with product MDRKEDKKLLIKIAQMYYEQNLTQSEISSELGIYRTTISRMLKRVREEGIVTITINYDTGDHFTLEQELKERFGLREAIVVEVDPAQSSTIKRKAIGQACARWLEQVLLPKDTIGFSWGSSLASVVESLTQAQRPFVTCVPTVGGPSGKMESGYHVNNICYQAALKWGARSLMIDVPAITEQKETRDQLMNSQYYQTIAKAWDHLDIAVFGIGSPEMKGEEAWRGFYGDAVIAELENGKVAGDICSRFYDGNGIPVHTGISDRTLTIELEQIKQARYSIGVAESLEKVTGIRGALNGGYMNVLVTTQETAQKILE from the coding sequence ATGGATCGAAAAGAAGATAAGAAGCTGCTCATTAAAATAGCACAAATGTATTATGAACAGAATTTAACGCAGAGTGAAATCTCTAGCGAACTTGGTATATATCGTACCACCATCAGCAGGATGCTAAAGAGGGTACGTGAAGAAGGTATCGTTACAATAACTATTAATTACGATACTGGCGATCATTTTACATTGGAGCAGGAGCTGAAGGAGCGGTTCGGGCTACGGGAAGCCATTGTTGTGGAGGTAGATCCTGCACAGTCCAGTACGATAAAACGCAAAGCTATAGGACAAGCCTGTGCGAGATGGCTCGAGCAAGTGCTTCTCCCGAAAGATACGATTGGGTTTTCTTGGGGAAGCAGCTTAGCTAGCGTTGTAGAAAGCCTAACACAAGCCCAGAGACCTTTTGTAACCTGTGTACCTACGGTTGGCGGCCCATCAGGAAAGATGGAGAGCGGGTACCATGTAAATAACATCTGCTATCAAGCTGCCCTGAAATGGGGTGCGCGCTCGTTAATGATTGATGTTCCAGCGATCACGGAGCAAAAGGAAACTAGAGATCAACTGATGAATTCGCAGTATTATCAGACCATTGCCAAGGCGTGGGACCATCTGGATATCGCTGTGTTCGGCATCGGATCGCCGGAAATGAAAGGGGAAGAGGCGTGGCGCGGATTTTATGGTGATGCAGTGATTGCTGAGCTGGAGAATGGAAAGGTCGCTGGTGATATCTGTTCACGATTCTATGATGGGAACGGGATTCCCGTGCATACCGGAATATCGGATCGAACGCTGACTATTGAGCTGGAGCAGATCAAGCAAGCTCGGTATTCGATTGGTGTAGCGGAGTCACTTGAGAAGGTTACAGGGATCCGTGGTGCGCTAAATGGCGGTTATATGAATGTACTTGTAACGACCCAAGAAACAGCGCAGAAGATATTGGAGTAA
- a CDS encoding Gfo/Idh/MocA family protein, with protein MNPLKWAIVGPGSIAAEFAAALNETGETLYAVGSRSLEKAQQFANQYGATKAYGSYSEMLQDPAIDVVYISTPHSNHYEYIIESLQNNKHVLCEKAITVNSKQLQEVTLLAAEKDLVVAEAMTIYHMPLYKKLRQLIEDGIIGRLKMVQVSFGSHKEYDVNNRFFSKDLAGGALLDIGTYALSFTRFFLSKQPHEILTTVKRFETGVDEQSGIILNNAADEMAVISLTMRSKMPKRGVVAGELGFITVDNFPRASKATIQYLDGTVETIEAGDTAKALQYEIEDMRRYIADKSHKETLDLSLDVMDIMSNVREQWGIKYSFE; from the coding sequence ATGAATCCCTTAAAGTGGGCAATTGTAGGTCCGGGAAGTATAGCTGCCGAATTTGCGGCTGCGCTGAATGAAACGGGGGAAACATTGTATGCGGTTGGATCGCGGAGCTTAGAGAAAGCACAACAATTCGCAAATCAATATGGAGCCACGAAAGCTTATGGCAGTTACAGTGAAATGCTGCAGGATCCCGCAATTGATGTAGTGTACATCTCTACGCCACATAGCAATCATTATGAATACATCATTGAAAGCTTACAGAATAACAAACATGTTCTCTGCGAAAAAGCAATCACAGTGAACAGCAAACAACTTCAAGAGGTCACCCTACTTGCCGCTGAAAAGGATCTGGTTGTGGCCGAAGCTATGACCATCTACCATATGCCACTGTATAAAAAACTGCGGCAGCTCATTGAGGATGGCATCATCGGGCGCCTCAAAATGGTGCAGGTCTCCTTTGGCAGCCATAAAGAATATGATGTGAACAACCGTTTCTTCAGCAAAGATCTGGCGGGCGGAGCCCTGCTGGATATTGGGACGTATGCGTTGTCCTTCACAAGATTCTTCCTGTCCAAACAGCCCCATGAGATTCTTACTACGGTAAAACGATTCGAGACAGGAGTGGACGAGCAATCCGGCATTATTCTTAACAATGCTGCAGATGAAATGGCGGTAATCTCCCTTACAATGCGCTCCAAAATGCCTAAACGAGGCGTGGTTGCAGGAGAACTCGGATTTATTACCGTAGACAATTTCCCGCGGGCCAGCAAAGCCACCATTCAATATTTGGATGGCACAGTAGAGACGATTGAGGCTGGAGATACAGCCAAGGCTTTACAATACGAGATTGAAGATATGCGGCGGTATATTGCAGATAAAAGCCATAAAGAGACCCTCGACCTCTCCTTGGATGTCATGGACATTATGAGCAATGTCCGGGAACAATGGGGGATCAAATATAGCTTTGAATAA
- a CDS encoding MFS transporter, translating into MSLDKRRSTLALLALAISAFAIGTTEFISVGLLPLIATDLHIPVTTAGLTVTLYALGVTFGAPILTSLTTSISRKTLLLSIMIVFIIGNSLAAAADGITLLLIARVISALAHGLFMSIASTIAADLVPEDRKASAIAIMFTGLTVATVTGVPLGTFLGQQLGWRAAFVAIIAIGLIALIGNLILVPSSGLRKGTHTPLREQVKLVTNGRLLLAFAITALGYGGTFVVFTYLSPLLHEISGFKENTVAVILLVYGIAIAIGNVIGGKAANRKPMNALFYMFAVQAVVLFVLAFTAPYKVAALITIFFMGLLAFMNVPGLQVHVVTLADRYAPSARDVASALNIAAFNAGIAIGAYLGGIVTDHMGLIHTTWVGAIMVLSAVLLTAWSRALEKKDEAPLQTKAA; encoded by the coding sequence ATGTCCTTAGATAAAAGAAGAAGCACCTTGGCGCTCTTAGCTCTAGCCATTAGTGCCTTTGCGATTGGAACCACTGAGTTTATCAGTGTGGGGCTGCTGCCTCTAATCGCCACGGATCTGCATATACCGGTAACCACAGCCGGGTTGACCGTTACTTTATACGCTTTAGGAGTAACTTTTGGCGCACCCATCTTAACGTCGCTAACCACGTCGATATCACGCAAAACATTGCTGCTAAGCATTATGATCGTTTTTATTATCGGCAATAGTCTTGCGGCGGCGGCGGACGGGATTACATTGCTGTTAATCGCGAGAGTGATTTCCGCCCTGGCACATGGCTTGTTCATGTCGATTGCTTCGACCATTGCCGCCGACCTCGTGCCTGAGGATCGTAAGGCCAGTGCCATTGCCATCATGTTCACTGGACTTACAGTAGCTACTGTTACTGGCGTTCCGCTAGGTACGTTCCTTGGCCAACAACTCGGCTGGCGTGCTGCATTTGTTGCTATCATTGCAATCGGGCTTATAGCACTCATCGGCAATCTGATCCTTGTTCCTTCATCCGGGCTGCGCAAAGGTACCCACACACCCCTTCGTGAGCAAGTTAAGCTGGTCACCAATGGGCGTTTACTGCTTGCCTTCGCGATTACAGCTTTGGGCTATGGGGGCACATTTGTAGTCTTTACTTATTTATCGCCCCTTCTGCATGAGATCAGCGGATTCAAAGAGAATACAGTCGCCGTCATCTTGCTTGTATACGGCATTGCGATTGCCATCGGGAACGTGATTGGAGGTAAAGCCGCCAACCGCAAACCAATGAATGCTCTATTCTATATGTTTGCAGTCCAAGCTGTCGTCTTATTTGTCTTAGCTTTTACCGCACCTTACAAGGTTGCCGCACTGATTACGATCTTCTTCATGGGACTGTTAGCTTTCATGAACGTGCCCGGCTTGCAAGTACATGTTGTTACGCTTGCAGATCGATATGCGCCAAGTGCACGAGATGTAGCTTCTGCATTAAATATTGCTGCTTTTAACGCTGGTATTGCCATTGGAGCGTACCTTGGCGGCATCGTCACAGATCATATGGGACTGATTCATACCACTTGGGTAGGTGCAATCATGGTTCTGTCCGCAGTATTACTGACGGCATGGAGCCGTGCTCTGGAGAAGAAAGATGAGGCTCCTCTCCAGACTAAAGCTGCTTAA
- a CDS encoding aldo/keto reductase — protein sequence MAQHLQDTTTLHNGVNMPWLGLGVFKVEEGAELIQAIKSAIKHGYRSIDTAAIYENETGVGQAIQEALQENSLSREELFVTTKVWTADMGYEETIAAYETSLAKLGLKYLDLYLIHWPVKGKYKESWRALETLYKEGRVKAIGVSNFQIHHLEDVLKDAEIKPMVNQVELHPYLNQQELLDFCKEQGIQLEAWSPLMQGQLFDQPVLKQIAAKHDKSVAQVIVRWDLQRGIITIPKSTKEHRIIENVDVFDFNLSDEDMTLINSLNQDQRVGPDPDHFDF from the coding sequence ATGGCTCAACATCTACAGGATACAACTACATTACACAACGGTGTAAATATGCCTTGGCTAGGGCTTGGCGTATTTAAAGTAGAAGAAGGCGCAGAACTGATACAAGCGATCAAGTCCGCTATTAAACACGGTTACCGCAGCATTGACACTGCCGCAATTTATGAGAATGAAACAGGCGTGGGACAAGCCATCCAAGAGGCTCTGCAAGAGAACAGCTTGTCCAGAGAAGAGCTTTTCGTAACCACAAAGGTCTGGACCGCAGATATGGGCTACGAAGAGACCATCGCCGCCTACGAGACTAGCTTAGCTAAACTCGGACTTAAATACCTGGATTTGTACCTTATTCACTGGCCTGTAAAAGGAAAATATAAAGAGTCTTGGAGAGCGCTTGAAACGTTGTATAAAGAGGGCCGGGTAAAAGCCATTGGGGTCAGCAACTTCCAGATTCACCATCTTGAAGATGTACTGAAGGATGCTGAGATTAAGCCGATGGTCAATCAAGTTGAATTACATCCCTATTTGAATCAGCAAGAGCTGCTCGACTTCTGCAAAGAGCAAGGAATCCAATTAGAAGCTTGGTCTCCGTTAATGCAAGGTCAATTGTTCGATCAGCCTGTACTGAAACAAATTGCTGCCAAACATGACAAATCCGTCGCTCAAGTTATTGTCCGTTGGGACCTGCAACGTGGGATTATCACTATTCCTAAGTCTACTAAAGAACACCGGATCATCGAAAATGTAGACGTGTTTGATTTCAATTTATCTGACGAGGATATGACTCTAATTAACTCTCTCAACCAAGATCAACGGGTAGGTCCAGACCCAGATCATTTTGATTTCTAA
- a CDS encoding AEC family transporter → MIQSVLSTLYQVIVPLSIPVIVGALLGRFKNLDTKPLLTLYLYFLTPAIILNTLATAEISMNDIYRTLAFSLLNLIFLWAIANIVGKLLKLDPSEVSGLTLISTFTNSVNYGLPLVLLAFGQLGLDKASVYVIGQMIIVNTIGVYFAARSQFSVKNAVKSVFSLPAIYAALLALLLRIFGLHLPTEVATGVALVAGGYSPVVLAILGAQMVKVRTMPSARKGQSTFWTGMSIRLILAPLVAYLGLSILQITGTLFSVLLILASMPVAVNAVVLAERFNASPELVSKCILWTTLASFLVLPVLIVLVQGA, encoded by the coding sequence ATGATCCAAAGTGTGTTATCGACGTTATACCAAGTCATCGTGCCCTTGTCCATTCCTGTGATCGTGGGTGCGCTGCTTGGGCGGTTTAAGAATCTGGATACGAAGCCGTTATTGACGCTTTATCTATACTTTTTAACGCCGGCAATTATTTTAAATACATTGGCTACTGCCGAGATATCCATGAATGATATTTATAGGACGCTCGCCTTTTCGCTTCTAAATCTAATCTTCTTATGGGCGATTGCGAATATAGTGGGCAAATTATTGAAGCTAGATCCATCCGAAGTATCCGGTCTGACCTTGATTTCAACGTTTACGAATAGCGTGAATTATGGACTTCCGCTGGTGTTGCTAGCTTTCGGACAGCTTGGTCTCGATAAGGCCTCTGTATATGTGATCGGACAGATGATTATCGTGAATACGATAGGCGTTTATTTTGCAGCAAGATCTCAGTTTTCGGTAAAAAATGCAGTGAAATCGGTCTTTTCGCTTCCTGCCATTTACGCAGCTCTGTTGGCCCTTCTTCTCCGCATCTTTGGCCTGCATTTGCCTACAGAGGTGGCTACAGGGGTTGCCTTGGTAGCTGGAGGATATTCGCCGGTGGTACTGGCGATCCTTGGCGCACAGATGGTTAAAGTGAGAACCATGCCATCCGCACGCAAGGGCCAGTCTACTTTTTGGACAGGGATGTCGATTCGATTAATCTTAGCGCCGCTAGTGGCTTACCTCGGATTATCGATCCTGCAAATAACCGGGACCTTGTTCTCTGTGCTGCTGATTTTGGCTTCTATGCCAGTTGCCGTCAACGCCGTAGTGTTAGCCGAGCGCTTTAATGCCTCACCGGAGCTGGTATCCAAATGTATTTTGTGGACGACGCTTGCTTCGTTTCTCGTGTTGCCGGTGCTTATAGTGTTAGTGCAAGGTGCGTAA
- the greA gene encoding transcription elongation factor GreA: protein MSNEEVFLTKEGLAQLEEELKELKGAGRKELAARLKLAISYGDLKENSEYHSAKDDQSFMETRIMILEKMLTKAKIVDESQMDLSKVSMGCIVILNDIEYSEKIEYRIVGAAEADVLNNKISYESPLGKELLGKKVGDIVSVNAPMGIIKYELLEIKMM from the coding sequence ATGTCTAATGAAGAAGTGTTCTTGACCAAAGAAGGGTTGGCTCAATTAGAGGAAGAGCTGAAGGAATTGAAAGGCGCAGGGCGTAAGGAATTGGCGGCACGGCTTAAATTGGCGATCAGCTATGGAGACTTGAAGGAAAATAGTGAGTACCATTCGGCCAAGGACGATCAATCGTTCATGGAGACTCGTATTATGATTCTGGAGAAAATGTTGACCAAAGCCAAGATCGTGGATGAGAGCCAAATGGATCTGTCAAAGGTTAGTATGGGTTGTATTGTTATTCTGAATGACATCGAATATTCGGAGAAGATCGAATATAGAATTGTTGGAGCTGCTGAGGCAGATGTTCTTAATAACAAGATTTCCTATGAAAGCCCGCTAGGCAAGGAATTGCTGGGTAAAAAGGTCGGCGATATTGTTAGTGTAAATGCACCGATGGGCATCATTAAATATGAGTTGCTTGAGATCAAAATGATGTAA
- a CDS encoding DUF6509 family protein → MLTFTGYNVENVKDPFGILTGKRYEFVVQLDVPEDDELYVENGVSARAIIKVDEDQVSIVSYDLQETTSGQLLDFDMEEDEEEALLLFCKEHLPE, encoded by the coding sequence ATGTTGACATTTACGGGCTACAATGTGGAGAATGTAAAAGATCCTTTCGGTATACTAACCGGTAAACGGTATGAATTTGTCGTTCAACTGGACGTTCCAGAGGATGATGAGCTGTATGTAGAGAACGGAGTATCCGCTAGAGCGATTATTAAGGTGGATGAAGATCAAGTCAGCATCGTAAGTTATGATCTACAGGAGACAACTTCAGGTCAACTGCTCGATTTCGATATGGAAGAGGACGAGGAAGAAGCGTTACTCCTTTTTTGTAAAGAGCATTTGCCAGAATAA
- the rlmN gene encoding 23S rRNA (adenine(2503)-C(2))-methyltransferase RlmN, translating into MNIESIYGLTFDQLAAWLLERGHKKFRATQVWDWLYRKRITDFSEMLDVNKDCVELLEQNFVIHTLEEHVKQESADGTIKFLFRLKDGNLIETVLMRQKYGLSVCVTTQVGCNIGCSFCASGLLAKSRDLSSGEIVEQIMKVQQHLDAANLDQKVSHVVVMGIGEPFDNFKNLLDFLAIVKDHKGLAIAGRGITVSTSGLANKIVEFADANTQVNLAVSLHAPNNELRTQIMKINKAIPIEKLMESIDYYLEKTKRRITLEYILMKDVNDGREHALELAELIGDRRPLVNVNLIPYNPVDEHSQYQRSERETVRAFFDTLKKQGVSVSTRLEHGVDIDAACGQLRSKQIKKSKAMA; encoded by the coding sequence ATGAATATAGAATCCATTTATGGATTAACTTTTGATCAACTGGCGGCATGGCTGTTAGAACGTGGACATAAAAAGTTTCGGGCTACGCAGGTCTGGGATTGGCTTTATCGGAAGCGGATTACAGACTTTTCGGAAATGCTCGATGTAAATAAAGATTGTGTAGAATTATTAGAGCAGAATTTTGTCATTCATACCTTGGAAGAACATGTGAAGCAGGAATCTGCGGATGGAACGATTAAGTTCCTGTTCCGCCTAAAGGATGGCAACCTGATCGAGACAGTGCTTATGAGACAGAAATACGGCTTGTCTGTATGTGTAACCACGCAAGTGGGCTGCAATATCGGCTGCAGCTTCTGTGCAAGTGGGCTGTTGGCGAAGAGCCGGGATCTCTCCAGCGGAGAGATTGTGGAGCAGATTATGAAGGTCCAGCAGCATCTGGATGCGGCGAACCTGGATCAAAAGGTCAGTCACGTCGTAGTGATGGGCATTGGCGAGCCATTCGATAACTTTAAGAACCTGCTCGATTTCCTGGCGATTGTCAAAGATCACAAGGGACTAGCAATTGCGGGTAGAGGGATTACCGTATCAACGAGCGGATTGGCTAACAAAATCGTTGAATTTGCGGATGCGAATACGCAGGTGAACCTGGCGGTTTCTTTGCATGCCCCTAATAATGAACTGCGGACGCAGATCATGAAGATTAACAAGGCCATTCCAATAGAAAAGCTAATGGAGTCTATAGATTATTATTTGGAGAAAACCAAGCGGAGAATTACGCTGGAATACATTCTGATGAAGGATGTAAACGACGGCAGAGAGCATGCGCTTGAACTGGCCGAGCTGATTGGCGATCGACGCCCGCTCGTCAATGTGAATTTGATTCCTTATAACCCGGTGGATGAACACAGCCAATATCAAAGAAGCGAGCGGGAGACGGTGCGGGCCTTTTTTGATACCTTGAAGAAGCAGGGTGTCAGCGTAAGCACTCGTCTGGAGCATGGTGTGGATATTGATGCTGCCTGCGGACAGCTGCGAAGCAAACAAATCAAGAAATCCAAAGCCATGGCTTGA
- a CDS encoding endonuclease/exonuclease/phosphatase family protein — protein MGSTRIKAISLTLLAAVLILGGFLVYITLTDYKPQEITTLTVNNNPQQVLKQGESFSVTTFNIGYAGLDKGQDFFMDGGTKSRSSSREQTKINLEAVASLMTATDSDLFMLQEVDIDSSRSNGIDEVSYLSNKFADYSNVFATNYKVPWVPLPVLDPMGSVNSGLLTLSRFNSTSNIRYDLPGKETWPRQQFDLDRAFVESRFPVDNGKELILVNLHLSAFDQGGTIRKQQLEYLSAYIKKENDKGNYLILGGDWNHSLPGTAPDAFETTQDWPQWLQEFPEHFQQGFQWAVDAKVPSVRTLDVAYTESVNFRAVIDGFLVSPNVSISGVQGHELSFEHSDHNPVTATFILQ, from the coding sequence ATGGGTTCAACAAGAATAAAAGCAATCAGTCTCACCCTTCTAGCTGCCGTTCTAATCCTTGGCGGTTTTTTAGTGTATATTACCCTCACTGACTACAAACCACAGGAGATTACTACCCTTACTGTAAACAATAATCCGCAGCAAGTACTGAAGCAGGGAGAGTCCTTCTCGGTAACCACCTTTAATATTGGCTACGCCGGGTTGGATAAAGGCCAAGATTTCTTTATGGATGGCGGAACAAAGTCACGCTCAAGCAGTAGAGAACAAACGAAGATAAACCTTGAGGCCGTAGCGTCCCTAATGACAGCTACAGACTCGGACCTGTTCATGCTGCAGGAGGTCGACATCGATTCTTCCCGTAGCAACGGTATAGATGAAGTCTCTTACTTGTCGAATAAGTTCGCTGATTACAGCAATGTTTTCGCGACCAACTACAAGGTACCTTGGGTACCGCTTCCTGTTCTTGATCCGATGGGCTCGGTGAACAGCGGTCTATTAACTTTATCCCGTTTTAACAGCACAAGTAATATTAGATATGATCTCCCGGGCAAAGAAACCTGGCCTCGCCAACAATTTGATCTCGACCGTGCTTTTGTGGAGAGCAGATTCCCCGTTGATAATGGAAAAGAACTGATTCTAGTCAATCTTCATTTATCAGCCTTTGACCAAGGCGGAACGATTCGTAAACAGCAATTGGAGTATTTATCGGCTTATATCAAGAAGGAGAATGACAAAGGGAATTACCTCATCTTAGGGGGAGATTGGAACCATTCCCTTCCGGGTACAGCTCCTGATGCTTTCGAGACAACGCAGGATTGGCCGCAATGGCTGCAAGAATTCCCTGAACATTTTCAACAGGGCTTTCAGTGGGCTGTAGATGCCAAGGTACCCTCCGTCCGGACGCTCGATGTTGCCTATACAGAAAGTGTGAATTTCCGCGCAGTGATTGATGGCTTTCTAGTCTCACCAAACGTCAGCATAAGCGGCGTACAGGGTCATGAGTTATCCTTCGAACACAGTGATCACAACCCTGTAACAGCCACTTTTATTCTGCAATAA